The Cellulophaga sp. L1A9 genome window below encodes:
- a CDS encoding SusC/RagA family TonB-linked outer membrane protein: MKIALIAVFQLFALTVLAQTNTYKAIVVDTDNLPIPFVTINQATTNNYTTSDDDGSFSLKTETANFVINITSIGYKSQKITITAGNFPQKIILETDTEQLNEIVVTALGIEREKQSLVSAVTTVAPEKLTDVTLTNVVNSLAGQVAGVQITNGSSGVGSSSRIVIRGENSLSGSNQPLFVVDGVPISNEQITSNLVNNGALQEVDFGNGGSEISPDDIASISILKGAGSAALYGARAANGVVVITTKRGKNKKGFGVTTSSSLTVETLLTLPDYQNVYGGGSNGAYSFQNGAGAGVNDGGLSSYGPKLNEGLLINQFDSPSSDINGNPVRAGDVLARTFADGSYTPITATPWVSNPDNVRNFFETGVTKQNNIAVNSSGENGSSRLSYSTLRNEGIIPNTDLDRDGISLSVNQILSDKLNVNAFVNYINTRSGNRPNLGYGYENPLYGFNWTGRQANVASLKDYWQAGQTNVQHFDINYNWLTNPYLTVFENTNSFNKNRFLGNASAIYNITNKLDVTVRAGIDTYNDKREFRRAVSTNANPDGSFREDNVYFRELNTDILLSYKDIINDEWKYTVAAGANRFDQDIKYSFTEASQLAIPDIYTLANSKSALVAESNLFTKRINSIYGTGNLSYKNSLYFDFTYRNDWSSTLPENSNSFGYYSAGFSYVVSNMFTMPEAITFLNLRFSAASVGNDTDPYQNNQNFLLNQNYGADFRVTNENVLKNANLKPERLNAFETGLEAWFLNGRLQIDLAGYQNTSVDQIISRPISQASGFGNFNVNGGKVRTRGFEALVSGTIIKNADFQWQSSANFSTSKSIVTELPEGVDQFVTGTANIFSGGGGSNTVFYIARENGRVGDMYGTGFVEVDGQVVHDSNGFPIQDPNLRLLGNYNADFQIGFNNKFSFKNLDFTFLFDWRQGGTIVSRTKALGSTSGVLKETLEGRETGIVGAGVVNVGTADTPQYVANTTVVSAQDYNNTFFDRGNEASALYDASYVKLRQVSIYYNFPDQLVSAIGFNKIKLGLVGSNLLLFTENPHFDPELNALQEQSITYGVEDFSYPSTRSFGISLKTEF; encoded by the coding sequence ATGAAAATAGCACTAATAGCTGTATTCCAGTTATTTGCACTAACCGTACTTGCACAGACAAATACGTACAAGGCAATTGTGGTAGATACTGATAATCTACCAATACCTTTTGTAACAATCAATCAGGCAACAACAAATAATTATACCACGAGTGATGATGACGGTAGTTTCAGCTTAAAAACAGAAACGGCTAATTTCGTAATCAACATTACGTCCATTGGTTATAAGAGTCAGAAAATTACAATTACCGCTGGTAATTTTCCTCAGAAAATAATATTAGAAACGGATACTGAACAATTAAATGAAATTGTGGTAACTGCTTTAGGTATAGAAAGAGAAAAGCAGTCTTTAGTGTCGGCGGTAACAACTGTTGCTCCAGAAAAATTAACAGATGTTACTTTAACCAACGTAGTAAACAGTCTTGCGGGTCAAGTTGCTGGGGTACAAATAACCAATGGCTCATCGGGCGTAGGTTCTTCTTCAAGAATTGTAATTCGTGGAGAAAACTCTTTAAGTGGTAGCAACCAACCCTTATTTGTAGTAGATGGTGTTCCTATCAGTAATGAACAAATTACGAGTAACCTTGTAAATAATGGAGCATTACAGGAAGTAGATTTTGGTAATGGAGGATCTGAAATTAGTCCTGATGATATCGCCTCTATCTCTATATTAAAAGGTGCTGGTTCTGCAGCATTATATGGTGCAAGAGCAGCAAACGGAGTAGTCGTTATCACCACGAAAAGAGGAAAAAATAAAAAAGGCTTTGGTGTTACAACGAGTAGTTCTTTAACGGTTGAAACACTATTAACCTTACCTGACTATCAAAATGTATATGGTGGTGGTTCTAATGGCGCATATTCTTTTCAGAATGGCGCTGGAGCTGGGGTTAATGATGGTGGCTTAAGTAGTTATGGTCCAAAATTAAACGAAGGGCTTTTAATCAATCAATTTGATAGTCCATCCTCAGATATTAACGGCAATCCCGTGCGTGCTGGTGATGTACTCGCAAGAACTTTTGCAGATGGCTCCTATACACCTATAACCGCAACACCTTGGGTATCTAATCCTGATAACGTGCGTAACTTTTTTGAAACCGGAGTAACCAAACAAAATAACATCGCCGTAAATTCTTCAGGAGAAAATGGGAGCAGCCGTTTATCTTACAGTACTCTTAGAAATGAAGGCATTATTCCTAACACGGATTTAGATAGAGATGGTATTTCACTCAGTGTAAATCAAATTTTAAGTGATAAACTTAATGTTAACGCATTTGTAAACTATATAAATACTAGAAGTGGCAATCGTCCTAATTTAGGCTATGGATATGAAAATCCGCTTTATGGTTTTAATTGGACAGGTAGGCAAGCAAACGTAGCGTCATTAAAAGACTATTGGCAAGCAGGCCAAACCAATGTTCAGCATTTTGATATTAATTACAATTGGTTGACTAATCCGTATTTAACCGTTTTTGAAAATACCAATAGCTTTAATAAAAACCGGTTTTTAGGAAACGCATCTGCAATTTATAACATAACGAATAAGCTTGATGTGACGGTACGTGCAGGTATCGACACCTATAATGATAAAAGAGAATTTAGACGTGCAGTAAGTACCAATGCAAATCCTGACGGTTCGTTTAGAGAAGACAATGTCTATTTTAGAGAATTGAATACCGATATCTTACTATCTTATAAGGATATTATCAATGATGAATGGAAGTATACTGTTGCGGCTGGTGCCAACCGTTTTGATCAGGACATTAAATACAGTTTTACCGAAGCCTCACAATTAGCCATACCTGATATCTACACCTTAGCAAATTCTAAATCTGCCTTAGTTGCAGAGAGCAATTTATTTACGAAAAGGATAAATAGTATCTATGGAACAGGAAACCTATCCTATAAAAACTCCCTGTATTTTGATTTTACCTACCGTAATGATTGGAGTAGTACACTGCCCGAAAATAGCAACTCTTTTGGTTATTACTCTGCCGGGTTCAGTTACGTGGTAAGTAATATGTTTACCATGCCAGAAGCAATCACTTTCTTAAACTTAAGGTTTAGTGCTGCTAGTGTTGGTAATGATACAGACCCCTATCAAAACAATCAGAACTTTCTATTGAATCAAAATTATGGTGCAGATTTTAGGGTAACCAATGAAAATGTTCTAAAAAATGCCAACCTAAAACCAGAGCGATTAAATGCTTTTGAAACCGGTTTAGAGGCTTGGTTTTTAAATGGACGCCTACAAATAGATCTTGCGGGATACCAGAATACCAGTGTAGACCAAATTATATCTAGACCCATATCACAAGCCAGTGGGTTTGGAAATTTTAATGTAAATGGTGGTAAAGTACGTACTAGAGGTTTTGAGGCATTGGTAAGCGGAACTATTATAAAGAATGCCGATTTCCAATGGCAAAGTTCTGCCAATTTTTCTACCTCTAAAAGTATTGTCACAGAACTTCCTGAAGGCGTAGACCAATTTGTTACCGGAACAGCAAACATCTTCTCTGGGGGTGGTGGTTCTAATACAGTATTCTATATTGCTCGCGAAAATGGTCGTGTTGGTGATATGTATGGAACAGGTTTTGTTGAGGTTGATGGCCAAGTGGTTCACGATTCAAACGGATTCCCTATTCAGGATCCTAACCTACGCTTATTAGGAAATTATAATGCCGATTTTCAAATTGGGTTTAACAATAAATTCTCTTTTAAAAATTTAGATTTCACATTCTTATTTGATTGGAGACAAGGCGGGACTATTGTTTCTAGAACAAAAGCATTGGGTAGTACTTCCGGTGTTTTAAAAGAAACACTTGAAGGTAGAGAAACCGGTATTGTTGGTGCTGGTGTGGTTAACGTAGGTACTGCAGATACGCCACAATATGTAGCGAATACTACGGTAGTTTCTGCTCAAGATTACAACAACACTTTCTTTGATCGTGGTAATGAAGCCAGTGCTTTGTATGATGCTTCTTATGTAAAATTAAGACAGGTAAGCATCTACTACAATTTCCCTGATCAATTGGTTAGCGCTATTGGTTTTAATAAAATAAAACTAGGATTAGTAGGGAGTAATTTATTATTGTTTACTGAAAATCCTCATTTTGATCCAGAATTAAATGCCTTACAAGAACAAAGTATTACCTACGGGGTAGAAGATTTTTCATATCCGTCTACGAGAAGCTTTGGTATTAGTCTAAAAACTGAATTTTAA
- a CDS encoding glycosyltransferase family 9 protein, which produces MTPTKHILVIRLSAMGDVAMTVPVLLAFQEQYPDVKISLLTRAFFKPMFSQLQNVSIIEADLKGRHKGMIGLYRLQKELKALKVDAIADLHNVLRTNIVRQYFKTSKIPFIQIDKGRAEKKALVAKKNKKFIALKTSHQRYADVFEKLGFPLNLEESKLLKKESINENTQNLVGKGTKTWIGIAPFAAFPGKMYPLASMEKIVSELNNTNRYKIILFGGGAKEKEELSKWENNYSNTINMAGQIALEEELAVISQLDIMVAMDSGNAHLAAMFGTPTLTLWGVTHPYAGFYPFRQKEKNALLSDIAKYPLIPTSIYGNKVPIGYGKVMESITPEMVLKKIEEILH; this is translated from the coding sequence ATGACACCTACCAAACATATTTTGGTCATACGATTATCTGCTATGGGTGATGTTGCGATGACTGTACCTGTTTTACTAGCCTTTCAAGAGCAATACCCGGATGTTAAAATCAGCCTACTAACAAGGGCATTTTTTAAGCCGATGTTTTCTCAATTACAAAACGTTTCAATTATTGAAGCCGATTTAAAAGGAAGACATAAAGGTATGATTGGCTTGTACCGTCTACAAAAAGAATTAAAAGCCTTAAAGGTAGATGCTATTGCAGATCTGCATAATGTACTAAGAACTAATATTGTTAGACAATACTTTAAAACCAGTAAAATCCCTTTTATTCAAATTGATAAAGGAAGAGCTGAAAAAAAAGCCTTAGTAGCAAAAAAAAATAAAAAGTTCATAGCACTCAAAACAAGCCATCAACGGTATGCAGATGTGTTTGAGAAATTAGGTTTTCCCTTAAATTTAGAAGAATCGAAACTTCTGAAAAAGGAATCCATCAATGAAAACACACAAAACCTTGTAGGTAAAGGAACTAAGACTTGGATTGGCATAGCACCTTTCGCTGCTTTTCCCGGAAAAATGTATCCGCTTGCTTCTATGGAAAAAATAGTGTCGGAATTAAATAATACCAATAGGTATAAAATTATTCTTTTTGGCGGAGGTGCTAAAGAGAAAGAAGAACTCTCTAAATGGGAAAACAATTATAGCAATACCATAAACATGGCTGGCCAAATAGCGCTAGAAGAAGAACTTGCTGTAATTTCTCAGCTAGATATCATGGTAGCTATGGACAGTGGTAATGCTCACCTAGCTGCAATGTTTGGCACGCCTACATTAACCCTTTGGGGCGTAACCCATCCTTATGCTGGATTCTACCCTTTTAGACAGAAAGAAAAAAATGCTTTACTTTCAGACATAGCCAAGTATCCTTTAATACCAACTTCTATTTATGGCAATAAAGTACCTATTGGTTATGGTAAAGTCATGGAGAGCATCACACCAGAAATGGTACTGAAAAAGATTGAAGAAATCTTACACTAA
- a CDS encoding nucleoside hydrolase, with translation MRQKINLIGILLVITMFSACNSEKKKDVIQTKITQTATIIEEKIEGKKMVWIDADLAVGKKNINRPGYSDVDDGYAVLQLLYAEHVEIKGMSTVFGNNSVDNAFSIGNYINQEFMEQKISVFKGSGEPINLNSVKTNDAVEALASALKKEPMTILAIGPATNIGLLMLKYPELKSQIIEVVLVAGRRTPNDIFNIGTKGVKAKDLNFDLDNAAFQILLDHEVPVVLCPFEISSKVWIGQQDLDTLKTFNTPMNWLATASQPWLEQWKTQGATGFNPFDALASHYIIAPEDIVSEPLLARLELHLDDTLKDNDKQIFKQYLLCDDTKGTPVKYCFDVVPDYHQKLIASYKNK, from the coding sequence ATGAGACAAAAAATTAACCTAATCGGTATTTTATTAGTAATTACAATGTTTAGCGCTTGTAATTCAGAAAAAAAGAAAGATGTTATTCAAACTAAAATAACACAAACGGCTACCATAATTGAAGAAAAAATTGAAGGTAAAAAAATGGTGTGGATTGATGCTGATCTAGCAGTTGGCAAGAAAAACATTAATAGACCAGGCTATTCTGATGTTGATGATGGCTATGCTGTATTACAACTATTATATGCCGAACATGTAGAGATAAAAGGCATGAGTACTGTTTTTGGAAATAACAGTGTTGATAATGCGTTTAGCATAGGCAATTATATAAACCAAGAGTTTATGGAACAGAAAATTTCTGTTTTTAAAGGTTCTGGAGAACCCATTAACCTCAACAGTGTGAAAACAAATGATGCTGTAGAAGCTTTGGCAAGCGCTCTTAAAAAAGAACCTATGACCATTTTAGCCATAGGCCCTGCTACAAATATTGGTCTCTTAATGTTGAAATATCCAGAACTGAAATCGCAAATTATAGAAGTAGTTTTAGTTGCGGGTCGCAGAACCCCAAATGATATCTTTAATATTGGAACAAAGGGCGTTAAGGCAAAAGATTTAAATTTTGATCTAGACAATGCTGCATTTCAAATTCTTTTAGATCATGAAGTTCCTGTAGTATTATGTCCGTTTGAGATTTCTAGTAAAGTTTGGATTGGGCAACAAGATTTAGATACGCTCAAAACCTTTAACACTCCAATGAACTGGCTAGCAACAGCATCGCAACCTTGGTTAGAGCAATGGAAAACACAAGGCGCAACAGGATTTAATCCATTTGACGCTTTGGCAAGTCATTATATTATTGCACCAGAAGATATTGTTTCTGAACCTTTATTAGCACGTTTAGAACTGCATCTTGATGACACCTTAAAAGACAATGATAAGCAAATATTCAAACAATACCTTCTTTGTGATGATACCAAAGGAACCCCAGTAAAATATTGCTTTGATGTGGTTCCAGATTACCACCAAAAATTAATAGCTAGTTATAAAAATAAGTAA
- a CDS encoding SusD/RagB family nutrient-binding outer membrane lipoprotein, whose amino-acid sequence MKNYIKLLLALLVSSTVFTACTDDFNEINENNNNPETVSPQFLLTNVLSVSSDLNAYEQGFRQSNYLAQFSASIEFERIDRYEMGSNSEYWNSIFGLLSDIQSIKASTASNEAYNAVGDIMKSYLFSQLTDLWNDVPYTEALGALDGAFLPKYDTQESIYTDPQIGIIAVLQKSVATLENSNATIEGDVLFNGDLTKWIKFANSLQVRYLMRISKRSIDFSALQTLADSGNLMQSNADNAVVPYLSSAPNQFPLFNASSGTYNEHRMTATADSILKSWNDPRMMVLYSASPATSNNTTPEYNGLVNGQSTNTIASSGVDLNNISLFGSIFRDEPDGVDAQYMQYSETQFALAEAVAKGFISGDANTYYENAIAASFDYYNTVLPADYMTRSEIALDGSDTDLTKILAQKWLSLISVGHEAWFNVRRTGIPNLKAGPDNFNEGKYPVRYLYPESEQASNNANYQEASERIGGDTINSKGWWEKE is encoded by the coding sequence ATGAAAAATTATATAAAGCTACTTTTAGCACTACTGGTTTCTAGTACCGTTTTTACGGCGTGTACGGATGATTTTAATGAAATAAACGAAAACAATAATAATCCAGAAACGGTAAGTCCGCAATTTTTATTGACGAATGTACTATCTGTTTCATCAGATTTAAATGCCTATGAACAAGGGTTTAGACAGTCTAATTATTTAGCTCAATTCTCGGCAAGTATAGAATTTGAACGTATTGATCGTTATGAAATGGGCTCTAATAGCGAGTATTGGAATTCAATTTTCGGATTACTTTCTGACATTCAATCTATAAAAGCATCTACAGCTTCTAATGAAGCCTACAACGCTGTGGGTGATATTATGAAAAGCTATTTATTCTCTCAACTCACAGATTTATGGAATGATGTGCCCTATACAGAGGCTTTAGGTGCTTTAGATGGTGCATTTTTACCAAAATACGATACACAAGAAAGTATTTATACAGACCCACAAATTGGGATTATTGCAGTATTGCAAAAATCGGTTGCTACCTTAGAAAATAGCAACGCTACTATTGAAGGAGATGTGTTGTTTAATGGCGATTTAACTAAATGGATAAAATTTGCGAACTCTTTACAAGTGCGCTACCTAATGCGCATTAGCAAAAGGAGTATAGATTTTAGTGCCTTACAGACCTTAGCCGATTCTGGGAACCTAATGCAGTCAAATGCCGATAATGCCGTGGTACCTTATTTGAGTTCTGCGCCAAACCAATTTCCTTTATTCAACGCCTCTTCGGGTACGTATAATGAACACCGCATGACCGCTACTGCAGATTCTATCTTAAAATCATGGAATGATCCGCGTATGATGGTGCTTTACAGCGCTTCTCCTGCTACTAGCAACAATACCACCCCAGAATACAATGGTTTAGTAAATGGGCAGTCTACAAATACGATTGCAAGTAGTGGTGTAGATTTAAATAATATTTCCTTATTCGGAAGTATTTTCCGCGATGAGCCAGATGGTGTAGATGCACAATACATGCAATATTCAGAAACACAATTTGCCTTGGCAGAAGCTGTTGCTAAAGGTTTTATCTCTGGAGATGCAAATACCTATTACGAAAATGCAATTGCAGCAAGCTTTGATTATTACAATACCGTTTTACCAGCAGATTATATGACAAGGTCTGAAATAGCTTTAGACGGAAGTGACACTGATCTTACTAAGATACTAGCTCAGAAGTGGTTAAGTTTAATTTCGGTAGGGCACGAAGCTTGGTTCAATGTACGCAGAACGGGTATTCCTAATTTAAAAGCAGGACCTGATAATTTTAACGAAGGAAAATATCCCGTTCGGTATTTATATCCAGAATCAGAACAAGCTTCAAACAATGCAAATTATCAAGAAGCATCTGAAAGAATTGGCGGAGATACTATTAATAGTAAAGGATGGTGGGAAAAAGAATAA
- a CDS encoding DUF4254 domain-containing protein yields MFSEFAFKIFEESIAKYHVKDDVYQSFENPYPKDDISHLLYRKNWIDTVQWHYEDIIRDPNINPEAALVLKRKIDASNQDRTDLVEYIDSYFLNKHQSVLIKDNATINTESPAWAIDRLSILALKIYHMNEEAHRTDASPEHLEKCSVKLNILLEQKKDLFTAIDQLLKDIENGEKYMKVYKQMKMYNDDEMNPILRGKK; encoded by the coding sequence ATGTTTAGCGAATTTGCATTCAAAATCTTCGAAGAAAGTATAGCCAAATACCATGTAAAGGATGATGTGTATCAATCTTTTGAAAACCCGTATCCCAAAGATGATATCTCGCACCTACTCTATCGAAAAAATTGGATTGATACCGTACAATGGCATTACGAAGATATTATCCGTGATCCCAACATAAACCCAGAGGCTGCATTAGTTTTAAAGCGTAAGATTGATGCGAGCAATCAAGATAGAACCGATCTTGTGGAATATATTGACAGTTACTTCTTAAATAAACACCAATCGGTTTTAATTAAAGATAATGCCACCATTAATACAGAAAGTCCAGCTTGGGCCATTGATCGTTTGTCAATATTAGCCTTGAAAATCTACCACATGAACGAAGAAGCGCATAGAACAGACGCTTCTCCTGAACATTTAGAAAAATGTAGTGTTAAGCTCAACATACTTTTAGAACAGAAAAAAGATTTATTTACAGCTATTGATCAATTATTAAAGGACATTGAAAATGGTGAAAAATACATGAAAGTCTACAAACAGATGAAAATGTATAACGATGATGAAATGAACCCTATTCTTCGCGGCAAAAAATAA
- a CDS encoding ferredoxin--NADP reductase: MSDFHSLKVSNIQPLTASSVAITFAIPDDLKDTFTFSAGQYITISKEINGVEVRRAYSISSVPASGKITVGVKKITDGTFSVYANDKIKVGDVLEVMPPDGRFVFQPSNAAKHVAAFVAGSGITPIMSIAETVLKSHLNSTFVLVYGNQNADEVMFSKEIEALQKQYANRFFVQHVFSRINQEGALFGRIEGSTVNYIVKNKFKDTAFDAFYLCGPEEMIDLVSKTLQAANIAKDKIHFELFTSSETVDTMAENLDGATQVEVVVDDETFTFSMDKKMLVLDAVLKENIDAPYSCQGGVCSSCIARVTEGKAEMVKNQILTDGEIAEGLILTCQAHPLTATLKVDFDDV, from the coding sequence ATGAGCGATTTTCATTCTTTAAAAGTTTCTAATATACAGCCCTTAACTGCGAGTTCTGTAGCCATTACTTTTGCTATTCCAGATGATTTAAAAGATACTTTTACTTTTAGTGCGGGTCAATACATTACTATTAGTAAAGAAATAAACGGTGTTGAAGTTAGAAGAGCTTATTCTATATCTTCTGTACCGGCATCAGGAAAAATAACTGTAGGTGTTAAAAAAATTACAGATGGTACCTTTTCGGTCTATGCTAATGATAAAATAAAAGTAGGTGATGTTTTGGAGGTAATGCCACCAGACGGTCGTTTTGTGTTTCAGCCAAGTAATGCTGCAAAGCATGTTGCAGCATTTGTTGCGGGAAGCGGAATTACACCAATTATGAGTATTGCAGAAACGGTATTAAAGAGCCATCTCAATAGTACCTTTGTTTTGGTATATGGAAACCAGAATGCAGACGAGGTTATGTTTTCTAAAGAAATAGAAGCATTGCAAAAACAGTATGCAAATCGTTTTTTCGTACAACATGTGTTTAGCAGAATAAACCAAGAGGGAGCTCTTTTTGGAAGAATTGAAGGTTCTACAGTAAATTATATCGTTAAAAATAAATTTAAGGACACTGCATTTGATGCTTTTTACCTTTGTGGACCAGAAGAAATGATCGATTTGGTTTCAAAAACATTACAAGCCGCAAATATTGCAAAAGATAAAATTCATTTTGAACTTTTTACGTCATCAGAAACCGTAGATACTATGGCTGAAAATTTAGACGGTGCTACTCAAGTAGAGGTGGTTGTAGATGATGAAACATTTACATTTTCAATGGATAAAAAAATGTTGGTGCTAGATGCTGTTTTAAAAGAAAACATAGATGCTCCTTATTCGTGTCAAGGCGGAGTTTGTAGTAGTTGTATTGCTAGAGTAACAGAAGGAAAGGCTGAAATGGTAAAGAATCAAATATTAACCGATGGAGAAATTGCAGAAGGTTTAATTCTTACCTGCCAAGCGCATCCGTTAACAGCAACATTGAAAGTAGATTTTGATGATGTATAG
- a CDS encoding DUF2064 domain-containing protein, with protein sequence MAIFYRPNGTMTPNINKTVLFVFSLSATIEAERKPLFGVNKKNVSKEFFRLLNKKTLKVAKNSGVDVVWIDETQQKGNTFHERYSNAYQSLFDQGYENVISIGNDTPNLTSNHITNAIKSLSHQQLVFGPSKDGGVYLLGYTKKAFDKKAFSNFSWLTSKLSNEIEDFAIQKELSFSVLETLEDIDSKKNALEFAYTNSKLTIALYILFHLTSVKTEYENNTVDFTSNILLHNSLLRGPPTL encoded by the coding sequence TTGGCTATTTTTTACCGACCAAACGGAACAATGACACCAAATATCAACAAAACAGTATTATTTGTTTTTTCTCTTTCTGCTACAATTGAAGCAGAGAGGAAACCGTTATTTGGGGTCAACAAAAAGAATGTTTCCAAAGAATTTTTTAGACTATTAAATAAGAAAACTCTTAAAGTCGCCAAAAATAGTGGTGTTGATGTTGTTTGGATTGATGAAACACAGCAGAAAGGGAATACCTTTCATGAACGGTACTCCAACGCGTATCAGTCTTTATTTGATCAAGGGTACGAAAATGTTATCTCTATTGGTAACGACACTCCTAATCTTACCTCCAATCATATTACAAATGCGATTAAATCACTTTCGCATCAGCAACTAGTATTTGGTCCTTCAAAAGATGGTGGCGTATATCTTTTGGGGTATACTAAAAAAGCTTTTGATAAAAAGGCATTTAGCAATTTCTCTTGGTTAACTAGTAAGCTTTCTAATGAAATAGAAGATTTTGCGATTCAAAAAGAACTTTCATTCTCGGTATTAGAAACTCTGGAAGATATTGATTCTAAAAAAAATGCCTTAGAATTCGCTTACACCAATTCAAAATTAACCATTGCTTTATACATCTTATTTCACTTAACTTCAGTTAAAACGGAATATGAAAATAATACAGTAGATTTTACATCAAACATACTACTTCATAATTCTCTTTTAAGAGGCCCCCCTACCTTATAG
- a CDS encoding TetR/AcrR family transcriptional regulator, with the protein MEKSLKRMATVHKMQVTGLELFYKKGYYNTSVDEILKELSLSKGAFYYHFKSKEDYFISILQQLVVRKVYSMLIEPIEGHNNPLELISSCLDESLQTAEHNENDYGFVLSNFITEFNGKNPEIMKYLNDTLKIWEVNLVSALQRGKFNGYVDRHIDCEGAASYIISSYIGIRTIMVEGSPTALRYRYMQQMRFFLRAMANKQAA; encoded by the coding sequence ATGGAAAAGAGTTTAAAACGCATGGCTACCGTGCATAAAATGCAAGTTACAGGGCTTGAGTTGTTCTATAAAAAAGGATATTACAATACAAGTGTAGATGAAATTTTAAAAGAACTTAGTCTTTCTAAAGGAGCATTCTACTATCACTTTAAGTCAAAAGAAGATTATTTTATTAGTATTCTACAACAATTGGTGGTGCGTAAAGTATACAGTATGCTCATTGAACCTATTGAAGGGCATAATAACCCTTTAGAATTAATTTCTTCTTGTTTGGATGAATCCTTACAAACTGCCGAACATAATGAGAACGACTATGGTTTTGTATTGAGTAATTTCATCACAGAATTTAACGGTAAGAATCCAGAAATTATGAAGTATTTAAATGATACTTTAAAAATTTGGGAAGTCAACTTAGTCTCTGCATTACAACGCGGAAAATTTAATGGGTATGTAGATCGTCATATTGACTGTGAGGGAGCCGCAAGTTATATTATATCTTCTTATATAGGAATTAGAACTATAATGGTAGAAGGGAGCCCTACTGCTTTAAGATACCGCTATATGCAACAAATGCGATTTTTCCTTAGAGCTATGGCGAACAAGCAAGCGGCTTAG
- a CDS encoding patatin-like phospholipase family protein: MTKELSNNKSIGLVLSGGGVRGMAHIGLIKAMKEFDIEAKSVTGSSVGALVGALYANGNSIDDMLSFFKTTPLFNYQFLTIAKAGFMDTDKYIRFFKAYFPEDTFESLEKELHIVATNIQDGNAEFFSTGQLIRPLLASAALPPVFSPIEVNGQLYADGGIMNNFPAEPLYDKCDYIIGSNVSIVSKLEKKDLKNSYQLTGRVTGLMIYAASKAKLASCNLLFESSELEHIGMLDRKAIEKAYIIGYDHACRQFEGLSKA; the protein is encoded by the coding sequence ATGACCAAAGAATTGTCGAATAATAAATCAATCGGACTTGTATTATCAGGTGGAGGTGTTAGAGGCATGGCACATATTGGGCTTATTAAAGCCATGAAAGAATTTGATATTGAAGCAAAATCTGTTACGGGAAGTAGCGTAGGTGCACTAGTAGGTGCATTATATGCCAATGGAAATTCTATCGATGACATGTTGAGTTTTTTTAAAACAACTCCTTTATTTAATTATCAGTTCTTAACCATTGCAAAAGCAGGGTTTATGGATACAGATAAGTACATTCGTTTTTTTAAAGCCTATTTCCCAGAAGACACTTTTGAGTCTTTAGAGAAAGAATTGCACATCGTAGCGACAAATATTCAAGATGGAAATGCAGAATTTTTCTCTACAGGGCAGTTAATTAGACCTTTATTGGCATCCGCAGCATTACCACCAGTATTTAGTCCTATTGAAGTAAATGGACAATTATATGCTGATGGCGGAATCATGAATAACTTTCCCGCAGAACCGCTATATGACAAATGTGATTATATCATTGGGAGTAATGTTTCTATTGTAAGTAAGCTAGAAAAAAAAGATCTAAAAAACTCCTATCAATTAACAGGTAGAGTTACGGGTTTAATGATTTATGCCGCTTCAAAAGCAAAGTTAGCATCCTGTAATTTGTTGTTTGAATCATCAGAATTAGAACATATTGGCATGTTAGATCGCAAAGCCATAGAGAAGGCATATATTATAGGTTACGATCATGCTTGTAGGCAATTTGAGGGCTTATCAAAAGCATAA